Proteins found in one Zea mays cultivar B73 chromosome 1, Zm-B73-REFERENCE-NAM-5.0, whole genome shotgun sequence genomic segment:
- the LOC100279083 gene encoding uncharacterized protein LOC100279083 precursor — protein sequence MASALKMTAICMLILTTGQLMATAGAKAPLVQADAAPTARRLLSADHERSASGRTSNCPCTAMTPWCCFGLQRTATENCPCTARTPWCCSGLQKTALEDCPCSPFTPWCCSGLQKTALENCPCTPMTPFCCFGAGSAATN from the coding sequence ATGGCTTCTGCTCTCAAGATGACGGCCATCTGCATGCTGATCCTGACCACGGGCCAGCTGATGGCAACTGCCGGTGCAAAGGCGCCGCTGGTGCAGGCGGACGCCGCGCCTACGGCTCGCCGTCTGCTCTCGGCGGACCATGAGCGCTCAGCCTCCGGGAGGACGAGCAACTGCCCCTGCACCGCCATGACTCCGTGGTGTTGCTTCGGTTTGCAGAGGACGGCGACGGAGAACTGCCCCTGCACCGCCAGGACTCCGTGGTGTTGCTCCGGTTTGCAGAAGACGGCGCTAGAGGACTGCCCCTGCAGCCCATTTACACCATGGTGCTGCTCCGGTTTGCAGAAGACGGCGCTGGAGAACTGCCCCTGCACCCCCATGACTCCATTCTGTTGCTTTGGCGCCGGCAGTGCTGCCACAAACTGA